From the genome of Impatiens glandulifera chromosome 9, dImpGla2.1, whole genome shotgun sequence, one region includes:
- the LOC124913884 gene encoding plastidic ATP/ADP-transporter-like, with translation MQAVLQSKGLLSLPSLPKSRGFISSSQGLRQRHDAFKPKPLHGLSLSSSNGFSNFQGFASKNRGFVQKDKSFICKAEAAAAAASPEEQPLLVGESDSPKFMGVEVVTLKKIIPLGLMFFCILFNYTILRDTKDVLVVTAKGSSAEIIPFLKTWVNLPMAIGFMVLYTKLSNVLSKKALFYTVILPFIAFFGAFGFVLYPLSHYLHPTAFTDKLLAVLGPRFLGPLAIIRIWSFCLFYVMAELWGSVVVSVLFWGLANQITTVDEAKKFYPLFGLGANIALIFSGRTVKYFSNLRETLGPGVDGWAVSLKAMMTIVVLMGGAICFLYWWVNTYVPLPTRSKKKKEKASMGTMESLKFLVSSKYIRDLATLVVAYGISINLVEVTWKSKLKAQFPSPNEYSSFMGDFSTATGIATFTMMLLSQWIFDKYGWGMAAKITPTVLLLTGVGFFSLILFGAPLAPTLAQFGMTPLLAAVYVGALQNIFSKSAKYSLFDPCKEMAYIPLDEETKVKGKAAIDVVCNPLGKSGGALIQQFMILTFGSLANSTPYLGGILLVIVLAWLGAARSLDGQFTSLRKEEEMEKEMERSAAIKIPVVPSEEDGFATGRSLNTTGGSNSSNPSSNSS, from the exons ATGCAGGCCGTTCTTCAATCCAAGGGACTTCTTTCCCTGCCTTCATTACCCAAATCCAGGGGTTTTATCTCATCGTCGCAGGGGCTGAGACAACGACACGACGCCTTTAAACCCAAGCCTCTACATGGGTTATCTCTATCATCTTCAAATGGCTTCTCTAATTTTCAAGGGTTTGCCTCCAAAAATCGTGGATTTGTCCAAAAGGACAAGTCTTTCATCTGCAAGGCtgaggcggcggcggcggctgCATCACCAGAGGAACAGCCACTCCTCGTTGGGGAATCTGACTCCCCTAAATTTATGGGCGTTGAAGTCGTCACTCTTAAGAAGATTATACCTCTTGGTTTGATGTTTTTCTGTATTCTCTTTAATTACACAATTCTTAGGGATACTAAAGATGTGTTGGTCGTCACTGCCAAAGGGTCAAGTGCTGAGATTATACCGTTTTTGAAAACCTGGGTTAATCTTCCCATGGCTATTGGATTTATGGTATTGTACACAAAGTTGTCTAATGTCCTGTCAAAGAAGGCTTTGTTCTATACAGTTATCCTTCCTTTCATTGCATTCTTTGGGGCTTTTGGGTTTGTTTTGTATCCCCTTAGCCATTATCTTCATCCTACTGCTTTTACTGATAAACTTCTAGCCGTTCTTGGCCCGAGGTTTCTTGGTCCGCTTGCAATTATAAGGATTTGGAGTTTCTGTCTGTTCTATGTCATGGCTGAGCTATGGGGGAGCGTCGTTGTATCCGTTCTTTTCTGGGGTCTTGCTAATCAG ATAACCACAGTTGATGAAGCTAAGAAATTTTATCCTCTGTTCGGATTGGGAGCCAACATTGCCCTTATCTTTTCGGGTCGTACAGTGAAGTACTTCTCTAATCTGAGGGAGACATTAGGACCGGGAGTCGATGGATGGGCTGTTTCATTGAAAGCGATGATGACCATTGTTGTTCTTATGGGTGGTGCCATTTGTTTCCTTTATTGGTGGGTTAATACTTACGTTCCTCTTCCAACCCGaagcaagaagaagaag GAGAAGGCTAGTATGGGAACAATGGAGAGCTTGAAGTTTTTAGTTTCTTCTAAATACATTCGCGATCTAGCCACCTTAGTGGTTGCTTATGGTATTAGTATCAACCTTGTCGAGGTTACATGGAAGTCGAAGCTCAAAGCTCAG TTTCCGAGTCCAAATGAGTACTCTTCCTTCATGGGTGACTTCTCAACAGCAACTGGAATAGCTACATTCACGATGATGCTTCTTAGCCAGTGGATTTTCGACAAGTACGGTTGGGGAATGGCTGCCAAGATCACTCCCACAGTCTTGCTCCTTACGGGTGTTGGATTCTTTTCGCTCATACTGTTTGGAGCTCCTCTGGCCCCGACCCTTGCCCAGTTCGGCATGACTCCACTTCTTGCTGCTGTATATGTCGGCGCTTTGCAAAATATCTTCAGCAAAAGTGCCAAGTACAGCTTGTTTGATCCTTGTAAAGAAATGGCCTATATCCCTCTCGATGAGGAAACAAAG gtGAAAGGGAAGGCTGCCATTGATGTTGTCTGCAATCCTCTTGGGAAGTCGGGTGGTGCTCTAATCCAACAATTCATGATCCTAACCTTCGGATCACTGGCGAACTCGACTCCATACCTTGGAGGTATACTTCTTGTAATTGTCCTGGCATGGTTAGGAGCTGCTAGGTCACTGGATGGGCAGTTCACATCACTGCGTAAGGAAGAAGAGATGGAGAAGGAAATGGAAAGATCAGCCGCCATTAAGATTCCAGTTGTTCCCAGCGAAGAAGATGGATTTGCGACAGGGCGATCACTCAACACCACTGGTGGGAGCAACAGCAGCAATCCTAGCAGCAACAGCTCGTAA